From Oryza brachyantha chromosome 9, ObraRS2, whole genome shotgun sequence, a single genomic window includes:
- the LOC107304958 gene encoding uncharacterized protein LOC107304958, with the protein MDRRRMLIATVARLQLNRSSGLWSLLHFYGGSLDSTGSLLKVKVSLKDDPHIYWNIASDEGILLLPKHKNIMSICTQIDLCVGACTERETDRFHDFHPKCIAV; encoded by the exons ATGGACCGAC GGCGGATGTTGATCGCGACGGTAGCTCGGTTACAG CTTAACAGATCGTCTGGACTCTGGAGCCTGCTACATTTCTATGGTGGATCATTGGATTCTACAGGGTCATTGTTGAAGGTTAAGGTTTCCTTAAAAGATGACCCACATATCTACTG GAACATAGCATCTGACGAAGGCATTCTCCTGCTcccaaagcacaaaaatatcatGAGCATCTGCACTCAAATCGATCTCTGCGTCGGTGCCTGCACAGAGCGCGAAACCGACCGGTTTCATGACTTTCATCCGAAATGCATTGCTGTCTGA
- the LOC102716345 gene encoding homeobox-leucine zipper protein ROC6, whose protein sequence is MSFGGMFDGAGSGVFSYDAGGGGGGGGGGGVHNSRLLPAPPVPKPGGGYAAPGLSLGLQTNMDGGHLGDMNRSLAMMGNGGSGSGGDGDSLGRGREDENDSRSGSDNLDGASGDDLDPDNSNPRKKKKRYHRHTPQQIQELEAVFKECPHPDEKQRMELSRRLNLESRQVKFWFQNRRTQMKTQIERHENALLRQENDKLRAENMTIREAMRNPMCASCGGAAVLGEVSLEEQHLRIENARLKDELDRVCALAGKFLGRPISSISSPSPPSLQACSGLELGVGSNGFGLGALGASGLQSIPDLMGGSAGLPVGSAAMRLPAGIGGLDGAMHAAAADGGAIDRAVLLELALAAMDELVKVAQMDEPLWLPSLDGGFEALNYDEYHRAFARVLGQSPGSYVSEATRESGIAIISSVDLVDSLMDAPRWSEMFPCIVARASTTDIISSGMGGTRSGSIQLMHAELQVLSPLVPIREVVFLRFCKQHAEGLWAVVDVSVDAVLRPDQNGGGGGGVSSSSSYMGCRLLPTGCIVQDMNNGYSKVTWVVHAAYDETAVHQLYRPLLRSGQALGARRWLASLQRQCQYLAILCSNSLPARDHAAITPVGRRSMLKLAQRMTDNFCAGVCASAAQKWRRLDEWRGGEGGGGAGDGEDKVRMMARHSVGAPGEPPGVVLSATTSVRLPGTLPQRVFDYLRDEQRRGDWDILANGEAMQEMDHIAKGQHHGNAVSLLRPNATSGNQNNMLILQETCTDSSGSLVVYAPVDVQSMHVVMNGGDSAYVSLLPSGFAILPDGHNSASPSPVDVGSASPSSTAGAGATGGGSNNTGSLVTVAFQILVNNLPTAKLTVESVDTVSNLLSCTIQKIKSALQANIISP, encoded by the exons ATGAGCTTCGGTGGCATGTTCGATGGCGCCGGCTCCGGCGTCTTCTCctacgacgccggcggcggcggaggaggaggaggaggaggaggagttcacAACtctcgcctcctccccgcgccgcctgTCCCCAAACCCGGCGGTGGCTACGCCGCTCCCGGCCTCTCTCTCGGCCTG CAAACCAACATGGACGGCGGCCACCTCGGCGACATGAACCGGTCCCTCGCCATGATGGgtaacggcggcagcggcagcggcggcgacggtgactcGCTGGGCCGCGGCCGGGAGGACGAGAACGACAGCCGCTCCGGCAGCGACAACTTGGACGGCGCCTCCGGCGACGACCTCGACCCGGACAACAGCAACCCacgcaagaagaagaagcgttATCACCGCCACACCCCGCAGCAAATCCAAGAACTCGAAGC TGTGTTCAAGGAGTGCCCCCACCCCGACGAGAAGCAAAGGATGGAGCTCAGCCGGCGGCTCAACCTCGAGAGCCGGCAGGTCAAGTTCTGGTTCCAGAATCGCCGCACCCAGATGAAG ACGCAGATCGAGCGGCACGAGAACGCGCTGCTGCGGCAGGAGAACGACAAGCTGAGGGCGGAGAACATGACGATCCGCGAGGCGATGCGGAACCCCATGTGCgccagctgcggcggcgcggcggtgctcgGCGAGGTGTCGCTGGAGGAGCAGCACCTGCGCATCGAGAACGCACGGCTGAAGGACGAGCTCGACCGCGTCTGCGCGCTCGCAGGCAAGTTCCTCGGCCGGCCAATCTCGAGCATCTCCTCGCCCAGTCCGCCGTCGCTGCAGGCGTGCTCCGGCCTCGAGCTCGGCGTCGGAAGCAATGGGTTCGGGCTCGGCGCCCTCGGGGCCTCGGGGTTGCAGTCCATCCCCGACCTGATGGGTGGCTCCGCCGGCCTGCCCGTGGGCTCTGCTGCCATGCGCCTCCCCGCGGGCATtggcggcctcgacggcgccatgcacgccgcggcggccgacggcggcgccatcgACCGCGCCGTGCTCCTCGAGCTCGCCCTCGCGGCCATGGACGAGCTCGTCAAGGTTGCGCAGATGGACGAGCCGCTCTGGCTCCCCAGCCTCGACGGCGGGTTCGAGGCGCTAAACTACGACGAGTACCACCGCGCGTTCGCCAGGGTGCTCGGCCAGAGCCCCGGCAGCTACGTCTCCGAGGCCACCCGCGAGTCCGGCATCGCCATCATCAGCAGCGTCGACCTCGTCGACAGCCTCATGGACGCg CCTCGCTGGTCGGAGATGTTCCCGTGCATCGTGGCGAGGGCGAGCACGACGGACATCATCTCCAGCGGCATGGGCGGCACGCGCAGCGGGTCAATTCAACTG ATGCACGCGGAGCTGCAGGTGCTGTCGCCGCTGGTGCCGATCCGGGAGGTGGTCTTCCTCCGTTTCTGCAAGCAGCACGCCGAGGGCCTCTGGGCCGTCGTCGACGTGTCGGTcgacgccgtcctccgccccgaccagaacggcggcggcggcggcggcgtttcctcctcgtcgtcgtacATGggctgccgcctcctccccaccGGCTGCATCGTGCAGGACATGAACAATGGCTACTCCAAG GTCACGTGGGTGGTTCACGCGGCGTACGACGAGACGGCGGTGCACCAGCTCTACCGGCCGCTGCTCCGCTCCGGCCAGGCCCTCGGCGCCCGCCGCTGGCTCGCCTCGCTCCAGCGCCAGTGCCAGTACCTGGCCATCCTCTGTTCCAACTCCCTCCCCGCCCGCGACCACGCCG CGATAACGccggtggggaggaggagcatgCTGAAGTTGGCGCAGCGGATGACGGACAACTTCTGCGCCGGGGTgtgcgcgtcggcggcgcagAAGTGGCGGCGCCTGGACgagtggcgcggcggcgaggggggcggcggcgccggcgacggggaggaCAAGGTGCGCATGATGGCGCGGCACAGCGTGGGCGCGCCCGGGGAGCCCCCCGGCGTCGTGCTGAGCGCCACCACGTCGGTGCGCCTCCCCGGCACGCTCCCGCAGCGCGTGTTCGACTACCTCCGCGacgagcagcggcgcggcgactGGGACATCCTGGCCAACGGCGAGGCCATGCAGGAGATGGACCACATCGCCAAGGGCCAGCATCACGGCAATgccgtctccctcctccgtcCAAAT GCTACGAGCGGGAACCAGAACAACATGCTGATCCTCCAGGAGACGTGCACCGATTCATCGGGCTCCCTCGTCGTCTACGCACCGGTGGACGTGCAATCCATGCACGTCGTCATGAACGGCGGCGACTCCGCCTACGTCTCCCTCCTGCCGTCCGGCTTCGCCATCCTCCCGGACGGCCACAACAGCGCCTCGCCGTCCCCGGTCGATGTCGGCAGCGCCTCGCCGAGCTCCACCGCGGGCGCCGgagccaccggcggcggcagcaacaACACCGGCTCGCTGGTGACGGTGGCGTTCCAGATCCTCGTCAACAATCTGCCCACCGCGAAGCTCACCGTCGAGTCGGTCGACACCGTCAGCAACCTCCTCTCTTGCACCATCCAGAAGATCAAGTCCGCTCTGCAGGCCAACATCATCTCGCCATAG
- the LOC107304923 gene encoding protein ROOT PRIMORDIUM DEFECTIVE 1, translating into MLRRVAALRPAPPPWLAAAAGYASKSTSLPQKQQRVRDHAFDGIMEVQKRVRRFVALHSLILYAASPTALAGGGAGAVSVPFSRLGALARRQLRLAPLDAGRFLLRHPHAFHLFLHPVHRVLHARLTPRAASALRLEADAIAASLPGSVLRLRKLLLLAPPDHRLRLEHIRLLRRDLGLPDDFAESIIQSHPDLFRLTPDHFVEFVPSPSDPPDLSVAAVERAREQHYREHRNPGAGEEDARFAFPTRFPPGFKIGKYFRIAVWKWQRLPYASPYADVSGHDLRSLEARHRMEKRAVAAVHELLSLTVEKRTTLERLALFRDALGVPKKIKEFLLKYQGIFYISTRGNQGKLHTVFLREAYYKGELVDPNEIYVARRRLEELLMLNPQKANLDRMFTSMGRGWDELGGGRRGGAELREEFLGDAGGRRGNAKTDGDYGGDSGDDSGVESLYIE; encoded by the coding sequence ATGCTCCGCCGTGTCGCCGCgctccggccggcgccgccaccttggctggcggcggcggcgggataTGCATCCAAGTCCACCTCCCTCCCGCAGAAGCAGCAGCGGGTGCGGGACCACGCGTTCGACGGCATCATGGAGGTGCAGAAGCGGGTGCGCCGCTTCGTCGCCCTCCACTCCCTCATCCTCTACGCGGCCTCCCCAACCGCGCTCGCCGGCGGAGGGGCCGGGGCCGTGTCCGTGCCGTTCTCCCGCCTCGGCGCGCTCGCGCGGCGCCAGCTCCGCCTCGCGCCCCTCGACGCCGGGCGGTTCCTCCTGCGCCACCCGCACGCGTTCCACCTCTTCCTCCACCCCGTCCACCGCGTCCTCCACGCCCGCCTCaccccgcgcgccgcctcggCGCTCCGCCTCGAGGccgacgccatcgccgcctcgcTGCCGGGTTccgtcctccgcctccgcaaGCTGCTGCTCCTCGCGCCCCCggaccaccgcctccgcctcgagcacatccgcctcctccgccgggaTCTCGGCCTTCCCGACGACTTCGCTGAATCGATCATCCAATCCCATCCTGACCTCTTCCGCCTCACCCCCGACCACTTCGTCGAGTTCGTTCCCTCCCCCTCCGACCCACCCGACctgtccgtcgccgccgtcgagcgcgcgcgggagcaGCACTACCGCGAGCACCGCAACCCTGGcgccggggaggaggacgCGCGCTTCGCGTTCCCCACTCGCTTCCCGCCAGGTTTCAAGATCGGCAAGTACTTCCGCATCGCGGTCTGGAAATGGCAGCGACTTCCGTACGCGTCGCCGTATGCTGACGTCTCCGGCCACGACCTGCGTTCGCTTGAGGCGCGGCACCGCATGGAGAAGCGCGCTGTCGCCGCAGTCCATGAGCTGCTATCCCTTACCGTTGAGAAGCGAACCACACTGGAGCGTCTCGCATTGTTCCGTGATGCTCTCGGCGTGCCCAAGAAGATCAAAGAGTTTTTGCTGAAGTATCAGGGCATATTTTACATATCCACGAGGGGGAACCAAGGGAAGCTGCACACCGTGTTCCTCCGGGAGGCGTACTACAAAGGCGAACTCGTGGATCCTAATGAGATATATGTCGCAAGGCGGAGACTGGAAGAGCTGCTTATGTTGAATCCACAGAAGGCAAATTTGGACCGGATGTTCACCAGCATGGGCCGTGGATGGGATGAGCTTGGTGGTGGTCGCCGCGGTGGAGCAGAATTGAGGGAGGAGTTCCTTGGTGATGCAGGTGGCAGGAGAGGAAATGCTAAGACTGATGGTGATTATGGTGGAGATAGTGGCGATGACTCAGGAGTTGAGTCACTCTATATTGAGTGA
- the LOC102715787 gene encoding RHOMBOID-like protein 2, whose product MASNGEEKSRVAAAGYGGGGGGGYGYGAYEGRDERKWWPWLVPTVIVACIAVFIVEMYVNNCPKHGSALGGCVAGFLRRFSFQPLRENPLLGPSSPTLQKMGALDWNKVVHQHQGWRLISCIWLHAGLIHLVVNMLSLLFIGIRLEQQFGFVRIGAIYLLSGFGGSVLSALFLRNNYISVGASGALFGLLGSMLSELIMNWTIYSNKAAAIITLLFIIAINLAIGILPHADNFAHIGGFVTGFLLGFVLLARPQFGWMERHELPQTNQPPKYKAYQYVLWVVAFVLLLVGFVVSLVMLFKGKNGNDGCHWCHYLNCVPTSKWKCDT is encoded by the exons aTGGCGAGCAACGGCGAGGAGAAGAgccgcgtggcggcggcggggtacggcggcggcggcggcggcgggtacgGGTACGGCGCGTACGAGGGGCGGGACGAGAGGAAATGGTGGCCGTGGCTCGTGCCCACCGTGATCGTCGCCTGCATCGCGGTCTTCATCGTCGAGATGTACGTCAACAACTGCCCCAAGCACGGGAGCGCGCTCGGCGGCTGCGTCGCCGGCTTCCTCCGCCGCTTCTCCTTCCAGCCGCTCCGCGAGAACCCGCTCCTCGGCCCCTCTTCACCCAC TCTGCAGAAAATGGGAGCTCTTGACTGGAACAAAGTTGTTCATCAGCACCAAGGATGGCGTCTCATTAGCTGTATCTGGCTCCATGCTGGCCTAATCCATTTGGTTGTGAACATGCTGAGTTTACTATTTATTGGAATCCGCCTTGAACAGCAATTTGGGTTTG TTCGCATTGGTGCCATATACCTACTATCTGGTTTTGGCGGGAGTGTGTTGTCTGCACTTTTCCTTCGTAATAACTACATCTCCGTTGGTGCCTCTGGAGCTTTATTTGGACTGCTTGGATCCATGCTTTCTGAGCTTATTATGAACTGGACTATTTATTCCAACAAG GCAGCAGCCATAATAACTCTTCTGTTCATAATTGCAATCAACTTGGCTATCGGGATACTACCTCACGCCGATAACTTTGCTCATATCGGCGGGTTCGTGACAGGCTTCCTTTTGGGATTTGTTTTGTTGGCAAGACCAcagtttggttggatggaacGCCATGAGTTGCCCCAAACTAATCAACCTCCCAAATACAAAGCATACCAATATGTTCTGTGGGTTGTGGCATTTGTCTTGCTGCTTGTTGG GTTTGTGGTTTCACTAGTGATGCTTTTCAAGGGTAAGAATGGAAATGACGGCTGCCACTGGTGCCACTACCTGAACTGCGTACCCACATCGAAGTGGAAGTGCGATACCTAA